The following coding sequences are from one Panicum hallii strain FIL2 chromosome 5, PHallii_v3.1, whole genome shotgun sequence window:
- the LOC112895358 gene encoding BURP domain-containing protein 3, with protein sequence MDRLLAGLLGFLLVASVGSHAARAPDQYWKSALPNTPMPSSLSQLLNSPAGDTTVNVGWGGVHVDAGHGKPGGTTVDVGKGGVGVNVNPGSGKPGGTTVGVGKGGVGVNVNPGYGKPGGTTVGVGKGGVGVNVKPGSGKPGGTTVGVGKGGVGVNVNPGKPGGTTVGVGKGGVGVGVNPGYGKPGGTTVGVGKGGVGVNVKPRGKPVHVNVSPFVYNYAATETQLHDDPSVALFFQEKDLHPGRKMTVQFTNTAAGTKFLPRSEAEAIPFSSEKVPEILSRFSVSPDSVEAAEMAQTLRDCEAPAAKGEKKACATSLESMVDFATSGLGTSHVRAVSTVVAKPGSPKQEYTITGVKRAAGADDGRLVACHAEPYAYAVFACHQTRQTRAYSVSMLGRDGTAVDAVAVCHADTSGWNPKHVAFQVLNVKPGTVPVCHFLPQDHVVWTRSG encoded by the exons CCTATTG GTTGCGTCAGTAGGAAGCCATGCAGCTCGAGCTCCGGATCAGTACTGGAAGTCTGCTCTCCCCAACACGCCCATGCCTAGCTCCCTCTCCCAACTCCTCAACTCCCCAG CCGGCGACACGACCGTGAACGTCGGCTGGGGCGGCGTCCATGTCGACGCCGGGCATGGCAAGCCCGGGGGCACGACCGTTGATGTAGGCAAGGGCGGCGTCGGCGTCAACGTCaaccctggcagcggcaagccCGGCGGCACCACGGTCGGCGTTGGGAAGGGCGGTGTTGGCGTCAACGTCAATCCTGGCTACGGCAAGCCCGGTGGCACCACCGTCGGCGTCGGCAAGGGCGGGGTCGGCGTCAACGTCAAACCAGGGAGCGGGAAGCCCGGCGGCACCACGGTCGGCGTCGGGAAGGGCGGAGTGGGCGTCAACGTCAATCCTGGCAAGCCGGGTGGCACCACCGTTGGCGTCGGCAAaggcggcgtcggcgtcggcgtcaaCCCCGGCTACGGCAAGCCGGGCGGCACAACGGTCGGCGTCGGGAAGGGCGGGGTTGGCGTCAACGTGAAACCCCGCGGGAAGCCCGTCCATGTCAACGTCTCTCCTTTCGTATACAACTACGCCGCAACGGAGACGCAGCTGCACGACGACCCCAGCGTCGCGCTATTTTTCCAGGAGAAGGATCTCCACCCCGGCAGAAAGATGACCGTCCAGTTCACCAACACCGCGGCCGGCACCAAGTTCCTCCCCCGGAGCGAGGCCGAGGCCATCCCGTTCTCCTCCGAGAAGGTGCCCGAGATCCTCAGCCGCTTCTCGGTGAGCCCGGACTCCGTCGAGGCGGCGGAGATGGCGCAGACGCTGCGCGACTGCGAGGCGCCCGCGGCCAAGGGCGAGAAGAAGGCCTGCGCCACATCGCTGGAGTCCATGGTCGACTTCGCCACGTCCGGCCTCGGGACCAGCCACGTGAGGGCCGTCTCGACCGTTGTGGCGAAGCCGGGCTCGCCGAAGCAGGAGTACACCATCACCGGCGTGAAGCGCGCGGCCGGCGCCGACGACGGCCGGCTCGTCGCCTGCCACGCGGAGCCGTACGCGTACGCCGTGTTCGCGTGCCACCAGACGCGGCAGACGCGGGCGTACTCGGTGTCGATGCTCGGCAGGGACGGCACGGCCGTGGACGCCGTCGCGGTGTGCCACGCCGACACGTCCGGGTGGAACCCCAAGCACGTCGCCTTCCAGGTGCTCAACGTGAAGCCCGGCACCGTGCCGGTCTGCCACTTCCTGCCGCAGGACCACGTCGTCTGGACCCGCAGCGGCTGA